The following proteins come from a genomic window of Oceanibaculum indicum P24:
- the putA gene encoding trifunctional transcriptional regulator/proline dehydrogenase/L-glutamate gamma-semialdehyde dehydrogenase, which translates to MSSSKSASTTIGVKIDERLRARLKAAAEQVGRSPHWLVKQSMLSTIEHIERGGTLAAILGEDAAEAELAETAEEAALTPFLEFAQSVQPQSVLRAKITAAYRRPEPECLPLLLTQASLPKNVTEPAKDLARTLVEALREKMHGGGVEALIHEYSLSSQEGVALMCLAEALLRIPDRATRDALIRDKIGVGDWEAHIGHSPSLFVNAATWGLLVTGRLTSTSSEAGLSSALTRLIGKGGEPLIRKGVDIAMRMMGEQFVTGQTIAEALANSRKYESRGFRYSYDMLGEAAVTAADADRYYRDYEQAIHAIGKAAGKRGIYEGPGISVKLSALHPRYSRSQYERMTGELLPRLKTLVLLAKQYDIGLNIDAEEADRLEISLDLLESLCFDPDLAGWNGIGFVIQAYQKRAPFVIDYVIDLARRSGHRLMIRLVKGAYWDGEIKRAQQDGLEGFPVYTRKLYTDVSYIACARKLLAAPDAVFPQFATHNAHTLATIYHLAGANYYAGQYEFQCLHGMGEPLYDEVVGHNKLNRPCRIYAPVGTHETLLAYLVRRLLENGANTSFVNRIADRSIPVDDLIADPVDQAAAITPVGAPHPKISLPRDLFRPARANSAGLDLTNEQRLASLSGALLTGVEMPYRAEPLLADGPAGGTERAIRNPADHRDLVGSCFDATDETVTAAMGHAASYAPIWQSTPPEERAACLDRAADLMEARLQALLGLIVREAGKSLTNAIGEVREAVDFLRYYAVQVRDGFANDTHRPLGPVVCISPWNFPLAIFTGQVAAALAAGNAVLAKPAEETPLIAAEAVRLLHEAGVPAGALQLLPGDGKVGAALVADARTAGVMFTGSTEVARLIRSTLAKRLNADGKPIPLIAETGGQNALIVDSSALPEQVVLDVLMSAFDSAGQRCSALRVLCLQEEIADRVLEMLRGALAELTVGNPDRLATDIGPVITEEARQTIQRHIEAMRSSGHKVEQAELPAAAKYGTFIAPALIEIGDIGELEREVFGPVLHVVRYRRSKLKALIEAINGTGYGLTFGVHSRIDETIAKLTAQAEAGNIYVNRNLIGAVVGVQPFGGRGLSGTGPKAGGPLYLHRLLSRRPADKQAGLAPSEKALAPAVAYRDWLAAQGKAESAEAVTRYLERSLLGASVELPGPVGERNLYSLTPRGTIACRPQSEDGLLRQVGAALATGNRALVPSDWMALFAGAPETVTALIQPVGDAAKADCAALLFEGDSDALLAVNRALAERDGAILPVHGATRADLAEGRDDYPLFMLLEERAVSINTAAAGGNASLMTIG; encoded by the coding sequence ATGAGCAGCAGCAAGAGCGCGTCCACCACCATCGGCGTGAAGATCGACGAACGCCTGCGCGCCCGGCTGAAGGCGGCGGCGGAGCAGGTTGGCCGTTCGCCGCACTGGCTGGTGAAACAGTCGATGCTGTCCACCATCGAGCATATCGAGCGCGGCGGCACGCTGGCGGCGATCCTGGGCGAGGACGCGGCAGAGGCGGAGCTTGCCGAGACGGCGGAGGAAGCGGCGCTGACGCCCTTCCTGGAATTCGCCCAGTCGGTGCAGCCGCAAAGCGTGCTGCGCGCCAAGATCACCGCCGCCTACCGTCGGCCGGAGCCGGAATGCCTGCCGCTGCTGCTGACCCAGGCCAGCCTGCCGAAGAACGTCACCGAACCGGCGAAGGATCTTGCCCGCACGCTGGTCGAGGCGCTGCGCGAGAAGATGCATGGCGGCGGCGTCGAGGCGCTGATCCACGAATATTCGCTGTCCAGCCAGGAAGGCGTGGCGCTGATGTGCCTGGCCGAAGCCCTGCTGCGCATCCCGGACCGGGCGACCCGTGACGCGCTGATCCGCGACAAGATCGGCGTCGGCGACTGGGAGGCGCATATCGGCCACAGCCCGTCGCTGTTCGTGAACGCTGCCACCTGGGGCTTGCTGGTGACCGGCCGGCTGACCAGCACCAGCAGTGAGGCCGGCCTGTCCTCCGCGCTGACGCGGCTGATCGGCAAGGGCGGCGAGCCGCTGATCCGCAAGGGCGTCGATATCGCCATGCGCATGATGGGCGAGCAGTTCGTGACCGGCCAGACCATCGCCGAGGCGCTGGCCAACAGCCGCAAATATGAATCGCGCGGCTTCCGCTATTCCTACGACATGCTGGGCGAGGCGGCGGTCACGGCGGCGGATGCCGACCGCTATTACCGCGACTACGAACAGGCGATCCACGCCATCGGCAAGGCGGCGGGCAAGCGCGGCATCTATGAGGGGCCGGGCATCTCGGTGAAGCTGTCGGCGCTGCATCCGCGCTATTCGCGCAGCCAGTACGAGCGCATGACCGGCGAGCTGCTGCCGCGCCTGAAGACGCTGGTGCTGCTGGCGAAGCAGTATGATATCGGCCTGAACATCGATGCGGAGGAGGCCGACCGGCTGGAAATCTCCCTCGACCTGCTGGAATCGCTCTGCTTCGATCCGGACCTTGCCGGCTGGAACGGCATCGGCTTCGTCATCCAAGCCTATCAGAAGCGCGCGCCCTTCGTGATCGACTATGTGATCGACCTGGCGCGGCGCAGCGGCCACCGGCTGATGATCCGGCTGGTGAAGGGCGCCTACTGGGATGGCGAGATCAAGCGCGCCCAGCAGGACGGGCTGGAGGGTTTTCCGGTCTATACCCGCAAGCTCTATACCGACGTGTCCTATATCGCCTGCGCGCGCAAGCTGCTGGCCGCACCCGATGCGGTGTTCCCGCAATTCGCCACGCACAACGCGCACACGCTGGCGACCATCTACCATCTGGCAGGGGCCAATTACTACGCCGGCCAGTACGAGTTCCAGTGCCTGCACGGCATGGGCGAGCCGCTCTATGACGAGGTGGTCGGCCACAACAAGCTGAACCGGCCCTGCCGCATCTATGCGCCGGTCGGCACGCACGAGACGCTGCTGGCCTATCTGGTGCGCCGCCTGCTGGAGAATGGAGCCAACACCTCCTTCGTGAACCGCATTGCCGACCGCTCCATCCCGGTGGACGACCTCATCGCCGATCCGGTGGACCAGGCCGCCGCAATCACGCCGGTCGGCGCGCCGCATCCGAAGATTTCCCTGCCGCGCGACCTGTTCCGGCCGGCGCGGGCCAATTCCGCCGGCCTCGACCTCACCAACGAGCAGCGCCTGGCCTCGCTGTCCGGTGCGCTGCTGACCGGGGTGGAGATGCCCTACCGGGCGGAGCCGCTGCTGGCGGACGGCCCGGCGGGAGGCACTGAGCGCGCGATCCGCAACCCCGCCGATCATCGCGATCTTGTCGGCAGCTGCTTCGACGCCACCGATGAGACCGTCACGGCGGCGATGGGCCATGCGGCCAGCTACGCGCCGATCTGGCAGTCGACCCCGCCGGAGGAGCGTGCGGCCTGCCTCGACCGTGCCGCCGACCTGATGGAGGCGCGCCTGCAGGCGTTGCTCGGCCTCATCGTGCGCGAGGCCGGCAAGTCGCTGACCAACGCCATCGGCGAGGTGCGCGAGGCGGTGGATTTTCTGCGATACTACGCCGTGCAGGTGCGCGACGGCTTCGCCAATGACACGCACCGCCCACTGGGGCCGGTGGTCTGCATCAGCCCGTGGAACTTCCCGCTGGCGATCTTCACCGGGCAGGTGGCGGCGGCCCTTGCCGCCGGCAATGCGGTGCTGGCCAAGCCCGCCGAGGAAACGCCGCTGATCGCCGCCGAGGCGGTGAGGCTGCTGCATGAGGCCGGTGTACCGGCGGGCGCGCTGCAGCTGCTGCCGGGCGATGGAAAGGTCGGCGCCGCGCTGGTGGCGGATGCGCGCACGGCAGGCGTCATGTTCACCGGCTCGACCGAGGTGGCGCGGCTGATCCGTTCTACCCTGGCCAAGCGGCTGAATGCCGACGGCAAGCCGATCCCGCTGATCGCCGAGACCGGTGGCCAGAACGCGCTGATCGTGGACAGCTCCGCCCTGCCGGAACAGGTGGTGCTGGACGTGCTGATGTCGGCCTTCGATTCCGCCGGCCAGCGTTGCTCCGCCCTGCGCGTGCTGTGCCTGCAGGAGGAGATCGCCGACCGTGTGCTGGAGATGCTGCGCGGCGCGCTGGCGGAGCTGACGGTGGGCAATCCGGACCGGCTTGCGACCGATATCGGCCCGGTCATCACCGAGGAGGCGCGGCAGACCATCCAGCGCCATATCGAGGCGATGCGCTCCAGCGGCCACAAGGTGGAGCAGGCGGAACTGCCGGCGGCGGCGAAGTACGGCACTTTCATCGCGCCCGCGCTGATCGAGATCGGCGATATCGGCGAGCTGGAGCGCGAGGTGTTCGGGCCGGTGCTGCATGTCGTGCGCTACCGGCGGTCGAAGCTGAAGGCGCTGATCGAGGCGATCAACGGCACCGGCTATGGCCTGACCTTCGGCGTGCACAGCCGCATCGACGAGACCATCGCGAAGCTGACCGCCCAGGCGGAGGCCGGCAACATCTATGTGAACCGCAACCTGATTGGTGCTGTGGTCGGCGTGCAGCCCTTCGGCGGGCGCGGCCTGTCCGGCACCGGGCCGAAGGCGGGCGGGCCGCTCTACCTGCACCGGCTGCTGTCGCGCCGCCCGGCGGACAAGCAGGCAGGCCTCGCCCCTTCGGAAAAGGCGCTGGCCCCGGCTGTTGCCTATCGCGACTGGCTGGCGGCGCAGGGCAAGGCGGAATCCGCCGAGGCCGTGACACGCTATCTGGAACGCAGCCTGCTGGGCGCCTCGGTCGAGCTGCCGGGGCCGGTGGGCGAGCGCAATCTCTACTCACTGACGCCGCGCGGGACCATTGCCTGCCGGCCGCAGAGCGAGGATGGCTTGCTGCGGCAGGTCGGCGCCGCGCTGGCGACCGGCAACCGGGCGCTGGTGCCCTCCGACTGGATGGCGCTGTTCGCGGGCGCGCCGGAAACGGTGACGGCGCTGATCCAGCCGGTCGGGGATGCGGCGAAGGCCGATTGCGCGGCGCTGCTGTTCGAGGGCGACAGCGACGCGCTGCTGGCGGTCAACAGGGCGCTGGCGGAACGGGACGGCGCCATCCTGCCGGTGCATGGCGCGACGCGCGCGGATCTGGCCGAGGGCCGCGACGACTACCCGCTGTTCATGCTGCTGGAGGAACGCGCGGTCAGCATCAACACGGCCGCGGCCGGCGGCAATGCCAGCCTGATGACGATTGGGTAG
- a CDS encoding PAS domain-containing protein, producing MTMKYIPGNLGSTESDTMLCVYDSLQDEGMVIADPATAADPDLKVLFEYWKRLRRPNGDAHYIDLDFTTLPRRLLPWIYLLQVERGEDIRLKVRTIGELVTQSIGIELRGRYLDEVKGAEETCRRMRFCVERKLPYRIRNTAKWDDVTVTSYEALVLPLCSEDGQVEYVLTVAKYDHVEPVAVCDSSLSALNAPMNLPRFTSSILDEGFAYWDRIRGDRRMPRFADIDAVDIPKLLPHALVLEVEPDPLDFRYRLIGEHVGTFVRKGLKGRSFREFDEKKPGNMIFDTLASVVYGKLPRFGRSSYAGENPKMQMFQEILLPLSDDGETVNRILIFAEFRDKRFKAR from the coding sequence ATGACCATGAAATACATACCGGGCAATCTTGGTTCGACGGAGTCGGACACGATGCTGTGCGTTTATGATTCGCTGCAGGATGAGGGCATGGTGATCGCCGATCCGGCGACTGCCGCCGACCCGGACCTGAAGGTGTTGTTCGAATATTGGAAGCGCTTGCGCCGTCCCAATGGCGATGCGCATTACATCGATCTCGATTTCACGACATTGCCGCGCCGCCTGCTGCCCTGGATATACCTGCTTCAGGTCGAGCGCGGAGAAGATATCCGCCTGAAGGTACGCACCATCGGCGAGCTGGTGACCCAGAGCATCGGTATCGAACTGCGCGGTCGTTATCTGGACGAGGTGAAGGGGGCCGAGGAGACCTGCCGCCGCATGCGCTTCTGTGTGGAGCGCAAGCTGCCCTACCGCATCCGCAACACCGCTAAATGGGACGATGTCACCGTCACCAGCTACGAGGCCCTTGTGCTACCGCTGTGCAGTGAGGACGGGCAGGTCGAATATGTGCTGACCGTGGCAAAGTACGATCATGTCGAGCCGGTGGCGGTCTGCGATTCCAGCCTGTCCGCGCTCAATGCGCCGATGAACCTGCCGCGCTTCACCTCAAGCATCCTGGATGAGGGATTCGCCTACTGGGACCGTATTCGCGGCGACCGCCGCATGCCGCGCTTTGCCGATATCGATGCGGTCGATATCCCGAAGCTGCTGCCGCATGCGCTGGTGCTGGAAGTGGAGCCAGACCCGCTGGACTTCCGCTACCGGCTGATCGGCGAGCATGTCGGCACCTTCGTGCGCAAGGGGCTGAAGGGGCGCAGCTTCCGGGAATTCGACGAGAAGAAGCCCGGCAACATGATCTTCGATACGCTGGCGTCGGTCGTCTATGGCAAGCTGCCGCGCTTTGGCCGGTCATCCTATGCCGGCGAGAATCCGAAGATGCAGATGTTCCAGGAGATATTGCTGCCGCTGTCGGATGACGGGGAGACTGTTAACCGCATCCTGATCTTCGCGGAATTCCGCGATAAGCGCTTCAAGGCCAGATAG
- a CDS encoding alkaline phosphatase family protein yields MTARRPLHILLITADQWRGDTLGAAGHPLVRTPNIDALAAEGTFFRRHYANASPCGPSRASLLAGLYPHNHRSIRNGTPLDARFTNVALEARKAGYDPVLFGYTDSSADPRELPPGDPRLETYEGVLPGFTVGVRLPEDAKPWLASLKAKGYVVPGPGHEIYRPDPAAVTPDKGPTYAPARFRAEDSETHWLTDRVIEHLSMQGEQSFFVHLSYLRPHPPFIAPEPYNAMYDPDDVPAPLRGDIEAEKAQHPLLKAMLEAIPQSAFFQHGEGLAADMSERDMRQLRATYYALLSEVDDNLGRLFGFLKREGLWEDTLVILTSDHGEMLGDHFLLGKQGWFDAAFHIPLIVRSPGADGGRQVTDFTESVDVMPTILDALGLDVPDQCDGRPLTGFLEGRPAPADWRDAACFLFDFRDARLPLLQKPLGLKADHCTLMAMRGERWKYVHFTALPPLLFDMDRDPQETRNLATDPAHAGVMLECAQRLLSWRMEHEYGALANLMLGPGGVVRGR; encoded by the coding sequence ATGACTGCACGCAGGCCGCTCCACATCTTGCTGATCACCGCTGACCAGTGGCGCGGCGACACGCTGGGTGCGGCGGGGCATCCGCTGGTGCGTACGCCCAATATCGATGCGCTGGCGGCGGAGGGCACCTTCTTCCGCCGGCATTACGCCAATGCCTCGCCCTGCGGCCCGTCGCGCGCCAGCCTGCTGGCCGGACTCTACCCGCACAATCACCGCTCGATCCGCAACGGTACGCCGCTGGATGCGCGCTTCACGAACGTAGCGCTGGAGGCGCGCAAGGCCGGCTATGATCCGGTGCTGTTCGGCTATACCGACAGTTCCGCCGATCCGCGCGAGCTGCCGCCCGGCGATCCCAGGCTGGAGACCTATGAGGGCGTGCTGCCCGGCTTCACCGTCGGCGTGCGGCTGCCGGAGGATGCGAAGCCCTGGCTCGCCAGCCTGAAGGCGAAGGGCTACGTCGTGCCGGGGCCGGGCCACGAGATCTACCGGCCCGACCCGGCGGCGGTCACGCCCGACAAGGGCCCGACCTATGCGCCCGCACGCTTCAGGGCGGAGGACAGCGAGACGCACTGGCTGACCGACCGCGTCATCGAGCATCTGTCGATGCAGGGAGAGCAGTCCTTCTTCGTGCATCTCTCCTACCTGCGCCCGCACCCGCCCTTCATCGCGCCGGAACCCTATAATGCGATGTACGACCCGGATGATGTGCCGGCGCCGCTGCGTGGCGACATTGAGGCAGAGAAGGCGCAGCATCCGCTGCTGAAGGCGATGCTGGAGGCGATCCCGCAATCCGCTTTCTTCCAGCATGGTGAGGGACTGGCCGCCGATATGAGCGAGCGCGACATGCGCCAGCTCCGCGCCACCTATTACGCGCTGCTGAGCGAGGTGGACGACAATCTGGGCCGGCTGTTCGGCTTCCTGAAGCGCGAAGGCCTGTGGGAGGACACGCTGGTCATCCTCACCAGCGACCATGGCGAGATGCTGGGCGACCATTTCCTGCTCGGCAAGCAGGGTTGGTTCGATGCCGCCTTCCATATCCCGCTGATCGTTCGCTCGCCGGGTGCCGATGGTGGCCGGCAGGTGACGGACTTCACCGAATCGGTCGATGTGATGCCGACCATTCTGGACGCGCTGGGCCTCGACGTGCCGGACCAGTGCGACGGGCGGCCCCTGACCGGCTTTCTGGAAGGACGACCGGCCCCGGCTGACTGGCGCGACGCTGCCTGCTTCCTGTTCGATTTCCGCGATGCAAGACTGCCGCTGCTGCAAAAGCCGCTGGGGCTGAAGGCCGATCACTGCACGCTGATGGCGATGCGCGGGGAACGCTGGAAATACGTGCATTTCACCGCGCTGCCGCCGCTGCTGTTCGACATGGACCGCGACCCGCAGGAGACGCGGAACCTGGCAACCGATCCGGCCCATGCCGGCGTGATGCTGGAGTGCGCCCAGCGCCTGCTGTCCTGGCGCATGGAGCATGAATATGGCGCGCTCGCCAACCTCATGCTCGGCCCCGGCGGGGTGGTGCGGGGGCGGTAG
- a CDS encoding calcium/sodium antiporter codes for MFDTWLPLLGGLILLVAGGDLLVRGAVQVAGNLGVSPLVIGLTLVGFGTSTPELVTSVQAALIGSPGIAYGNIVGSNIANILLIVGASAVLFPIVVTSAALKRDAMVMVAVALGFAALAAVMPLGRVVGVAFIAALMAYVYTAFRQERRATAAGNGAGHGEGHGAVYDKSEALQQADPGTVPAGNAGLGRQLFLPLAIALAGLVLVVLGGNFLVSGAVTLAQSWGISDTVIGLTIVAVGTSLPEFVTSVLAAIRRQGDVAFGNIVGSNIYNILGIGGATALIAPGTVPAEIVSFDNLVMIAVSLLLVLFAWSGLRIARWEGAVLAAGYAAYVYAIWP; via the coding sequence ATGTTCGATACCTGGCTGCCGCTTCTGGGTGGCTTGATCCTACTTGTGGCGGGCGGCGACCTGCTGGTCCGCGGGGCTGTTCAGGTCGCCGGCAATCTTGGCGTCTCCCCGCTGGTGATCGGCCTCACGCTGGTCGGATTCGGGACATCGACGCCGGAACTTGTCACCTCCGTACAGGCGGCCCTGATCGGGTCGCCCGGCATCGCCTACGGCAACATCGTCGGCTCGAACATCGCCAACATCCTGCTGATCGTCGGCGCATCCGCTGTCCTGTTTCCGATTGTCGTCACCTCCGCCGCGCTGAAACGCGATGCGATGGTGATGGTCGCCGTAGCGTTGGGATTTGCCGCGCTGGCCGCTGTGATGCCGCTCGGCCGGGTCGTCGGCGTGGCCTTCATTGCCGCGCTCATGGCCTATGTCTACACCGCTTTCCGGCAGGAACGCCGGGCAACGGCCGCCGGAAACGGGGCAGGTCACGGAGAAGGCCATGGCGCGGTGTACGACAAGAGCGAAGCGTTGCAGCAGGCTGACCCCGGCACGGTACCGGCCGGCAATGCCGGGTTAGGCCGGCAGCTTTTCCTGCCGCTGGCGATTGCTCTCGCCGGCCTCGTCCTGGTCGTCCTGGGGGGTAATTTCCTGGTCAGCGGCGCGGTCACGCTCGCCCAGTCCTGGGGAATATCCGACACGGTGATCGGACTGACCATCGTTGCCGTGGGCACGTCGCTGCCGGAATTCGTGACGTCTGTTCTTGCCGCGATCCGGCGCCAGGGCGATGTCGCCTTCGGCAACATCGTCGGATCGAACATCTACAATATTCTGGGCATTGGCGGCGCAACGGCGCTGATCGCCCCCGGAACCGTGCCGGCAGAGATCGTCAGCTTCGACAATCTGGTGATGATCGCCGTCTCTTTGCTGCTGGTGCTGTTCGCCTGGTCAGGCCTGCGGATCGCGCGCTGGGAAGGTGCGGTTCTCGCCGCCGGCTATGCGGCCTATGTCTACGCTATCTGGCCTTGA
- a CDS encoding DoxX family protein produces MNTATINTQPSAQNVAYAALVTRLSLGVMYLAHGLLKVLVFTPAGTVGFFESLGLPGVFAYLTILAEVGGGLLLIAGIGTRLVAAALIPALLGALFLVHADKGWLFSAPGGGWEYPAFLIATSVVAVLLGNGAYALADRLPVLRDLKLAS; encoded by the coding sequence ATGAACACCGCAACGATCAATACCCAACCCAGCGCCCAGAACGTTGCCTATGCGGCGCTGGTGACCCGGCTGTCGCTGGGCGTGATGTACTTGGCCCATGGCCTGCTGAAGGTTCTGGTCTTCACCCCGGCCGGCACGGTGGGGTTCTTCGAATCGCTCGGCCTGCCGGGCGTCTTCGCCTATTTGACAATCCTGGCGGAGGTTGGCGGCGGGCTGCTGCTGATCGCTGGCATCGGCACGCGGCTGGTCGCGGCGGCGCTGATCCCGGCGCTACTGGGCGCGCTGTTCCTGGTGCATGCTGACAAGGGCTGGCTGTTCTCCGCCCCCGGCGGCGGCTGGGAATATCCGGCCTTCCTGATCGCGACATCGGTGGTGGCGGTCCTGCTGGGCAACGGCGCCTATGCGCTGGCCGACCGGCTGCCGGTGCTGCGGGACCTGAAGCTGGCCTCGTAA
- a CDS encoding PhzF family phenazine biosynthesis protein: protein MVAQRRYTILDVFANRPLAGNPLAVVLDADGLDDREMQAIAREFNLSETVFVLPPADSRHRAAVRIFTPGRELPFAGHPTVGTAVLLALLDKAKGASAEAFGLEEKIGIVPCVAEPKGERQGRARFRLPRLPQSWGEGVSVEKAARALGLQPSEIGFGQHVPSRMSAGVRFDMVPVATLDAIGRARPGAAFEEAFGDSDHPAVYLYTAETVEAGSRFHARMFAPGLGVAEDPATGSAAASFAGALMQFEKPGDGTHDIVIEQGYEMGRPSLIDLQLVVETGALVSAEIGGDAVIVAEGTLYA, encoded by the coding sequence ATGGTCGCACAGCGCCGCTACACCATCCTCGATGTCTTCGCCAACCGCCCGCTGGCCGGCAATCCGCTGGCCGTGGTGCTGGATGCCGATGGGCTGGACGACAGGGAAATGCAGGCGATCGCCCGGGAATTCAACCTGTCGGAGACGGTGTTCGTGCTGCCCCCGGCGGACAGCCGCCACCGCGCCGCCGTCCGCATCTTCACGCCGGGACGGGAACTGCCCTTCGCCGGCCATCCGACGGTCGGCACGGCGGTGCTGCTGGCGCTGCTGGACAAGGCGAAGGGCGCCAGCGCGGAAGCCTTCGGGCTGGAAGAGAAGATCGGCATAGTGCCCTGCGTCGCCGAGCCGAAGGGCGAACGGCAGGGCCGTGCGCGCTTCCGCCTGCCCCGCCTGCCGCAGAGCTGGGGTGAGGGTGTGAGCGTGGAGAAGGCCGCCCGCGCGCTGGGGCTCCAGCCTTCAGAGATCGGATTCGGCCAGCATGTGCCCAGCCGGATGTCGGCGGGCGTCAGGTTCGACATGGTGCCGGTCGCCACGCTGGATGCCATCGGGCGGGCACGGCCCGGTGCCGCCTTCGAGGAGGCATTCGGCGACAGCGACCACCCCGCCGTCTACCTCTACACCGCCGAGACGGTGGAGGCCGGCTCGCGCTTCCATGCCCGCATGTTCGCGCCGGGGCTCGGCGTGGCGGAAGACCCGGCCACCGGCTCCGCCGCCGCCTCCTTCGCTGGCGCCCTGATGCAGTTCGAGAAGCCGGGCGACGGCACGCACGATATCGTCATCGAGCAGGGCTACGAGATGGGCCGGCCTAGCCTGATCGACCTGCAGCTGGTCGTCGAAACGGGTGCGCTGGTCTCGGCGGAGATCGGCGGCGATGCGGTGATCGTCGCCGAGGGCACGCTGTACGCCTGA
- a CDS encoding DUF6152 family protein produces MKPEPIALRPLARRLMLMLALAALAAFALHQHANAHHGWSSYDSSKLVTLTGAVAESNYGNPHGTLTMTAEGKSWLVILAPPHRMDSRGLSPEMITPGKEVTVEGYVNRQDPQELRAERIMAGGKTVELR; encoded by the coding sequence ATGAAACCGGAGCCCATCGCCCTGCGTCCCCTGGCCCGCCGGCTCATGCTGATGCTGGCGCTGGCGGCCCTCGCCGCCTTTGCCCTGCACCAGCACGCCAATGCGCATCATGGCTGGAGCAGCTACGATTCCTCCAAGCTCGTCACGCTGACCGGCGCCGTCGCCGAATCCAACTACGGCAACCCGCATGGCACCCTGACCATGACGGCCGAGGGCAAGAGCTGGCTGGTGATCCTGGCGCCGCCGCACCGCATGGACAGCCGCGGCCTGTCGCCTGAGATGATCACCCCCGGCAAGGAAGTCACCGTCGAGGGATATGTGAACCGCCAGGACCCGCAGGAACTGCGCGCCGAGCGCATCATGGCCGGGGGCAAGACGGTCGAACTGCGCTGA